In one window of Deinococcus aquiradiocola DNA:
- a CDS encoding GNAT family N-acetyltransferase gives MTIIRPYVTGDAEGWVRLTNLARGHALSVERFLQGELREGSAPWRVVAVTGGAQGETVVGVAELRAFPYIPAGWRQVTLAVTPDGRGCGVGRALEGAVRAEVERLQGTGEGPAGLAVNARDDDPDSRAWAERRGFALHAHRFASELDLRAAQPGPEWPDGVRVRDMTRATGADWARLEGMYADLLLQTPDLAGQPRWTPEQVRASVRDERSLPEWLLIAQGPPTPEGDGEWLGVCQGTRISTGIYNEFTAVLPGARGQGLARALKLELVRRAQQAGVTSMRTNNHAANAPMLAVNRRLGFRPLSGMLELWRALP, from the coding sequence ATGACGATCATCAGACCGTACGTGACGGGGGACGCGGAGGGATGGGTGCGGCTCACCAACCTCGCGCGCGGGCACGCGCTGAGCGTGGAACGTTTCCTGCAGGGCGAGTTGCGGGAAGGGAGCGCCCCGTGGCGCGTGGTGGCCGTGACGGGCGGCGCGCAGGGCGAGACGGTGGTGGGCGTGGCGGAACTGCGGGCGTTCCCGTACATCCCGGCCGGGTGGCGGCAGGTGACGCTGGCCGTCACGCCGGACGGGCGGGGGTGCGGGGTGGGTCGCGCCCTGGAAGGCGCGGTGCGGGCCGAGGTGGAGCGCCTGCAGGGGACCGGGGAGGGACCGGCGGGCCTCGCCGTGAACGCCCGCGACGACGACCCGGACAGCCGCGCGTGGGCGGAGCGGCGGGGTTTCGCGCTGCACGCGCACCGCTTCGCGAGCGAACTGGACCTGCGCGCGGCCCAGCCGGGGCCCGAGTGGCCGGACGGTGTGCGCGTGCGCGACATGACGCGCGCCACCGGCGCCGACTGGGCACGCCTGGAAGGCATGTACGCGGACCTGCTCCTGCAGACGCCGGACCTGGCGGGACAGCCGCGCTGGACGCCGGAACAGGTGCGGGCCTCGGTGCGGGACGAGCGCAGCCTGCCGGAGTGGCTGCTGATCGCGCAGGGGCCGCCCACGCCGGAAGGGGACGGGGAATGGCTGGGGGTGTGCCAGGGCACGCGGATCAGCACGGGCATCTACAACGAGTTCACGGCCGTGCTGCCCGGGGCGCGCGGGCAGGGGCTCGCGCGGGCCCTGAAGCTGGAACTGGTGCGGCGCGCACAGCAGGCGGGCGTGACGTCCATGCGGACCAACAACCACGCCGCGAACGCCCCGATGCTGGCCGTGAACCGCCGCCTGGGGTTCCGGCCGCTGTCCGGCATGCTGGAACTGTGGCGCGCCCTCCCGTGA